A portion of the Stigmatopora argus isolate UIUO_Sarg chromosome 15, RoL_Sarg_1.0, whole genome shotgun sequence genome contains these proteins:
- the ctsl.1 gene encoding cathepsin L.1: MKLVLLAASLLAVATCASISLEDLEFHAWKLKFGKSYSSPLEESERKTIWLRNRRLVLVHNILADQGMKSYRLGMTFFADLENKEYKQMVSHGCLRNFNASIPSGGSAFLPLPLEADLPQNVDWRKKGYVTGVKDQKQCGSCWAFSTTGSLEGQTFRKTGKLVSLSEQQLVDCSGKFGNEGCMGGLMDNAFQYIQKNGGIDTEDSYPYEAEDGQCRFNAANIGATCTGYVDVKKGDERGLKEAVATVGPVSVAIDASQESFQLYESGVYDEPECSSSELDHGVLAVGYGTDNGRDYWLVKNSWGPKWGDKGYIRMSRNKRNQCGIATSASYPLV, translated from the exons ATGAAGCTGGTGCTCCTGGCGGCTTCTTTACTGGCTGTGGCCACTTGTGCCAGCATTTCTCTGGAGGATCTCGAGTTTCACGCATGGAAGCTAAAATTTG GGAAATCCTACAGCTCGCCATTGGAAGAGTCCGAACGCAAGACCATCTGGCTGAGAAATCGTCGCCTGGTCCTCGTGCACAACATCCTGGCAGACCAGGGCATGAAGTCCTACCGTCTAGGAATGACCTTCTTCGCTGATCTG GAAAACAAGGAGTACAAGCAGATGGTTTCGCACGGATGTCTGCGTAACTTCAACGCTTCCATCCCTAGCGGTGGTTCGGCGTTCCTGCCACTACCGTTGGAAGCTGACCTACCACAAAACGTGGACTGGAGGAAGAAGGGCTACGTCACCGGAGTCAAAGATCAGAAGCAGTGCGGCTCTTGTTGGGCCTTTAGCACA ACGGGGTCTTTGGAGGGTCAGACCTTCAGGAAGACGGGCAAGCTGGTGTCTTTGAGCGAGCAGCAGTTGGTTGACTGCTCTGGCAAATTTGGCAATGAGGGCTGCATGGGCGGCCTCATGGATAACGCCTTCCAATACATCCAGAAAAACGGGGGAATTGACACGGAGGACTCCTATCCTTACGAGGCTGAG gatGGACAGTGTCGTTTCAACGCAGCCAACATCGGTGCCACTTGCACCGGTTACGTTGACGTAAAAAAAGGAGACGAACGCGGCCTGAAAGAGGCTGTGGCTACGGTTGGACCCGTGTCAGTCGCCATTGATGCGTCGCAAGAATCCTTTCAGCTTTATGAATCAG GCGTGTACGACGAGCCCGAGTGCAGTAGTTCTGAGTTGGACCACGGTGTTCTGGCTGTAGGTTACGGCACTGATAATGGACGGGACTACTGGCTGGTGAAGAACAG CTGGGGTCCAAAGTGGGGAGACAAAGGCTACATCAGGATGAGCAGGAACAAGCGCAACCAGTGTGGGATTGCTACTTCGGCCAGCTATCCATTAGTGTGA